One window of the Chloroflexota bacterium genome contains the following:
- the mrdA gene encoding penicillin-binding protein 2 — MSVRFAVRWMIGVLLLTTACSNIPFLRPAPTPTPAPTLESALATASDFLSAWERWDYEGMYDLLSPSAKETISRERFVTRYRNIAQEATITAVKTQRGSGQVDGETATVAFRVLMETQLVGQIVLDNSLHLSWRDWHWDVDWTPAAIFPTLSGDNLVHLFRNTPARGSIYDRDGLPLATLGKKLAIGVVPGQIEDEARLVNELGRIFRLTPDQVRAKYASAGRPDWFMPVGELWPEQYVVERAVLDGLAGVAVRELDVRIYPNGSLAGQVIGYLGEIQPDDLSVLEPRGYRAGDIVGAAGLERSAEEYLAGGHGATLAIISPEGQIVNIIAQRQATPSSSVYTTLDTKLQRAAEAALAGRNGAIVALDPQTGDVLAMASSPGYDPGNLTAGLTAEQWAALLNDPNHPLLNRATLGLYPLGSTFKIVTMAAGMEELGLTADSHYYCAGQWELGDGWPRACWIWAEAHTGHGDINLFNGLVHSCNTVFWEVGKALDAHDPTALPRMARAFGLGATTGIQWLEEATGLVPDPAWVDANTPRSWAVSDAVNLAIGQGYLQVTPLQAANLIAAVANGGTLYTPRLVRRIVSPTGGEQIFEPQVIRQLPVSPGNLEVIRQALVAVAQRGTARNTLAGFTVSTAGKTGTAEAPPGATHAWFLGYAPAENPQIAVAVVVEHGGQGNLVAAPIFRQVLEAFFGM, encoded by the coding sequence ATGAGCGTTCGGTTCGCAGTCCGATGGATGATCGGGGTCCTTCTCCTCACCACCGCCTGTAGCAACATCCCCTTCTTGCGCCCTGCGCCCACACCCACTCCCGCGCCTACCCTCGAAAGCGCATTAGCCACCGCCAGCGACTTCCTTTCCGCCTGGGAGAGGTGGGACTACGAAGGCATGTATGATCTCCTCTCCCCCAGCGCGAAGGAGACTATCTCCCGCGAGCGCTTTGTCACCCGCTACCGTAACATCGCCCAGGAGGCTACTATCACCGCCGTCAAAACCCAGCGCGGGTCGGGCCAGGTGGACGGGGAGACGGCCACTGTCGCATTCCGCGTGCTTATGGAGACGCAATTAGTGGGTCAGATTGTGCTCGACAACAGCCTGCATCTCTCCTGGCGCGACTGGCACTGGGATGTGGACTGGACCCCCGCTGCTATCTTCCCCACCTTGAGCGGGGATAACTTGGTCCATCTCTTCCGCAACACCCCTGCCAGAGGAAGCATCTACGACCGCGACGGTTTGCCCTTGGCTACGTTAGGCAAGAAACTGGCGATCGGCGTAGTCCCCGGGCAGATCGAGGATGAGGCCCGCCTGGTAAACGAATTGGGCCGCATCTTTCGACTCACGCCAGACCAGGTGCGCGCCAAGTATGCCAGTGCTGGCCGGCCCGACTGGTTCATGCCCGTGGGCGAGTTGTGGCCTGAGCAATACGTGGTGGAGAGGGCGGTGCTCGATGGGTTAGCGGGCGTGGCGGTGCGGGAGTTGGACGTGCGCATCTACCCCAACGGCTCTTTGGCCGGACAAGTGATAGGCTATCTGGGCGAAATCCAGCCCGATGACTTGTCGGTGTTGGAGCCGAGGGGCTACCGCGCGGGCGACATCGTCGGCGCCGCAGGGCTGGAGCGTTCGGCAGAGGAGTATCTGGCTGGCGGGCACGGCGCGACGCTGGCTATTATCTCGCCGGAGGGCCAGATCGTGAACATCATCGCCCAGCGCCAAGCCACGCCTTCCAGTTCGGTCTACACTACGCTGGATACGAAACTCCAGCGTGCAGCCGAGGCTGCCCTGGCCGGGCGCAACGGGGCCATTGTGGCCTTGGACCCTCAGACCGGCGATGTGCTGGCCATGGCCTCGAGCCCTGGCTACGACCCCGGCAACCTCACTGCTGGGCTCACGGCCGAGCAGTGGGCCGCGCTGCTCAACGACCCCAACCATCCCCTCCTCAATCGAGCCACCCTGGGCCTATATCCACTGGGCTCGACTTTCAAGATTGTGACCATGGCTGCAGGCATGGAGGAATTGGGGCTGACGGCGGATTCACACTATTACTGTGCCGGGCAATGGGAACTGGGCGACGGCTGGCCGCGAGCCTGCTGGATCTGGGCCGAGGCCCACACTGGGCACGGCGACATCAACCTGTTCAACGGGCTGGTGCACTCCTGTAACACTGTCTTCTGGGAAGTGGGCAAGGCGCTCGACGCCCACGACCCGACGGCGCTGCCCCGTATGGCCCGCGCCTTCGGCCTGGGAGCGACTACCGGCATCCAATGGCTGGAAGAAGCGACTGGCTTGGTGCCCGACCCTGCCTGGGTGGATGCTAATACCCCACGCAGTTGGGCGGTGAGCGATGCGGTGAACTTGGCCATTGGGCAGGGGTACTTGCAGGTCACGCCATTGCAAGCAGCAAATTTGATCGCTGCAGTGGCCAACGGGGGGACGCTCTACACGCCGCGCTTGGTGCGTCGCATTGTTTCGCCGACGGGCGGCGAACAGATCTTCGAGCCACAGGTGATCCGTCAGTTGCCGGTGTCGCCAGGCAACCTGGAGGTGATTCGCCAGGCGCTGGTGGCTGTGGCGCAGCGGGGCACGGCACGGAATACCTTGGCGGGCTTCACCGTATCCACGGCGGGCAAGACGGGCACTGCCGAAGCGCCCCCGGGGGCAACTCACGCCTGGTTTCTTGGCTACGCCCCGGCCGAGAACCCGCAGATTGCGGTGGCCGTCGTGGTCGAGCACGGCGGCCAGGGCAACCTGGTAGCCGCCCCCATCTTCCGCCAAGTATTGGAGGCGTTCTTCGGGATGTAG
- a CDS encoding type II toxin-antitoxin system HicB family antitoxin → MEKFTAVFEQEGEWWIGYVEELPGANTQGRTLEEARENLKEAVRLVIEANRELARRETAGKGVVREELMVPV, encoded by the coding sequence ATGGAAAAGTTCACCGCGGTTTTTGAACAAGAGGGAGAATGGTGGATTGGGTATGTGGAGGAATTGCCAGGTGCCAATACGCAAGGCCGAACCTTGGAGGAAGCGCGCGAGAACCTGAAAGAGGCCGTGCGTCTCGTCATTGAGGCCAACCGAGAGTTAGCGCGCCGCGAAACTGCGGGCAAAGGTGTTGTGCGAGAAGAGTTGATGGTGCCTGTGTAA